A genomic segment from Equus asinus isolate D_3611 breed Donkey chromosome 23, EquAss-T2T_v2, whole genome shotgun sequence encodes:
- the LOC106822271 gene encoding solute carrier family 28 member 3, whose protein sequence is MSSTEAVELENTTALGAQGCSNPGYQNEEDFRENQNTSGNDSSLRSRAVQNRGHGKAKQDEEQVTIELDSPRNKEDAKDDQETHPKGYLERKYGMIRDFYQKHKTTFRYIFWGILLAGYLAVVIAACALNFHRALPLFVITVAAIFFVVWDHFMAKYEHRIEELLSPGRRFLDSHWFWLKWVIWSSLILGVIFWLIFDTAKLGQRQLVSFGGLIMYVILMFLFSKHPTKVRWRPVFWGIGLQFLLGLIILRTGPGLVAFQWLGKQVQTFLEYTDAGASFVFGEKYTDHFFAFKVLPIVVFFSAVMSMLYYLGLMQWIIRKVGWLMLVTVGSSPIESVVAAGNIFIGQTESPLLVRPYLPHVTRSELHAIMTAGFSTIAGSVLGAYISFGISPTHLLTASVMSAPASLAMAKLLWPETETPKITLKNAMEMEMGDSRNLLEAASQGASASISLVANIAVNLIAFLALLSFANAALSWFGNMFDYPQLSFEIICSYIFMPFSFMMGVDWQDSFMVGKLIGYKTFFNEFVAYEHLSKLVHLRKEAGPKFVDGVQQYISIRSETIATYALCGFANFGSLGIVIGGLTSMAPSRKRDIASGAVRALIAGTVACFMTACIAGILSSTPVDITCHHILENAFASSLSQNTTDVVSCCQSLLSSTVAVGPGEVIPGGNHSLSSLKNCCELLKPSTLNCTWIPDEL, encoded by the exons AATGAAGAAGACTTTCGTGAAAACCAGAACACATCAGGAAACGACAGCTCACTGAGGAGCAGAGCTGTGCAGAACAGAGGGCACGGAAAGGCCAAACAG GATGAAGAGCAGGTCACCATTGAGCTGGATTctccaagaaacaaagaagatgcAAAGGATGACCAAGAGACACATCCAAAAGG GTATCTGGAAAGGAAGTATGGTATGATTCGGGATttttatcaaaaacacaaaaccacCTTTCGGTACATCTTCTGGGGCATCTTATTAGCAG GTTACCTGGCTGTGGTGATTGCCGCGTGTGCCCTCAACTTTCACCGAGCCCTTCCTCTCTTCGTGATCACCGTGGCTGCCATCTTCTTTGTGGTCTGGGATCACTTTATGGCCAAATATGAGCATCGAATCGAAGAGCTCCTGTCTCCTGGCAGAAGGTTTCTGGACAGCCATTGGTTCTGGCTGAAGTG GGTGATTTGGAGCTCTCTGATCCTGGGAGTTATTTTCTGGCTGATCTTTGACACCGCCAAACTGGGCCAACGGCAGCTGGTGTCCTTTGGTGGGCTCATAATGTACGTTATCCTGATGTTTCTATTTTCCAAGCACCCAACCAAA GTTCGCTGGAGGCCTGTCTTTTGGGGAATTGGGTTACAGTTTCTTCTTGGGCTCATAATACTAAGGACTGGCCCTGGACTTGTGGCTTTTCAGTGGTTGGGCAAACAAGTTCAG ACCTTCCTGGAGTACACTGACGCTGGTGCTTCCTTTGTCTTTGGTGAGAAATACACAGACCACTTCTTTGCATTTAAG GTCCTGCCAATAGTGGTTTTCTTCAGCGCCGTCATGTCCATGCTCTACTACCTAGGACTGATGCAGTGGATCATTAGAAAG GTTGGATGGCTCATGCTGGTTACTGTGGGATCATCTCCTATTGAATCTGTGGTTGCTGCTGGCAATATATTCATCGGGCAA ACGGAGTCTCCACTGCTGGTCCGGCCATATTTACCACACGTCACCAGGTCCGAACTGCATGCAATCATGACCGCTGGGTTCTCTACCATCGCTGGAAGTGTCTTAGGCGCATACATTTCTTTTGGG ATTTCACCCACCCACTTATTAACTGCTTCAGTTATGTCAGCGCCTGCATCATTGGCTATGGCTAAACTCCTTTGGCCTGAGACAGAAACACCTAAAATAACCCTGAAGAATgccatggaaatggaaatggg TGATTCAAGGAATCTCCTAGAAGCAGCATCACAGGGAGCATCCGCATCCATCTCCCTGGTGGCAAACATCGCTGTGAATCTGATTGCCTTCCTGGCCCTGTTGTCTTTTGCGAATGCAGCCCTGTCCTGGTTTGGAAACATGTTTGACTACCCACAGCTGAGTTTCGAG ataATATGCTCCTACATCTTCATGCCCTTTTCCTTCATGATGGGAGTGGACTGGCAAGACAGCTTTATGGTTGGCAAACTCATAGGTTATAAGACCTTCTTCAATGAATTTGTGGCTTATGAGCACCTCTCAAAATTGGTGCATTTAAGGAAAGAGGCTGGACCCAAATTTGTGGATGGTGTCCAGCAATATATATCG ATTCGTTCTGAGACAATCGCCACTTACGCTCTCTGTGGCTTTGCCAATTTCGGTTCCCTAGGAATAGTGATCGGTGGACTAA CATCCATGGCTCCTTCGAGGAAGCGTGACATCGCCTCAGGGGCAGTGAGAGCTCTGATTGCGGGGACCGTCGCCTGCTTCATGACCGCCTGCATCGCAG gcatcctctccagcactccTGTAGACATCACCTGCCATCACATTTTAGAGAACGCCTTCGCCTCCAGCTTATCTCAAAACACAACCGATGTGGTGTCCTGTTGCCAGAGCCTACTGAGCAG CACTGTTGCCGTGGGTCCCGGGGAGGTTATCCCAGGAGGAAACCACAGCCtgtcttctttgaagaactgCTGTGAATTGTTGAAGCCATCAACACTGAACTGCACTTGGATCCCTGATGAACTCTGA